One genomic segment of Amycolatopsis sp. Hca4 includes these proteins:
- a CDS encoding alpha-L-rhamnosidase C-terminal domain-containing protein, which yields MKWLRTILPVTVLVASGVVAAPAGAAPGWQQYVVAPSSRDVRPVQVLSTTGDVTNPGGLLGRGVATFKRQAPPPKPVWPAGTTAAASSFHAPNNGGNGQPRTYDPGNAVDGNTETFWNDDTLGAYPDVLTITAGAPVALPGVTVLSNVDGVPQDFTVEVLDAGAWRVAASVTGNTAVQRAVTFDRPVTTAQVRITVTEDQNTPSGEFSRVAEVWPGVVADPPVPTAVVDFGKVVAGYPKIAFAGASANRPGVRLAFSETRQYLGERSDFTRSDFSGGPGTDQFAVPAAPTVWRDTKGCLSGNQVCADGLHGFRYLRISLDALASDAPLAQPSGEVRISGVSLDFTPFLGTPSTYRGWFESSDAELNRYWYAASYTNELGMDTFRESDVDPRGAFSPSLDGKLVLHDGAKRDRDPYVGDVAVSGLTQYLTHQDGTAARNVLADLADHQRADGWIPPASINGYTLPLFDYPLWWVTSSWDYVLYSGDTAYAASYYPHLVKTLDSWYPSVTDLRGLLAKGLNGTGGYGDYAFLPRTGEVTYYNALYVRALQGAAGLARATGHPGDADRWLSRASAVSAAVNAHLWDPAAGAYLDSATGAVRHGQDGNSHAVLAGIASPAQAASALARLAAGALPYGNPFMDNDTLVGDGTKRVYAFTSFPELQARFRTGQTASAIDQIKRMYGWMATHDPGITAWEGIGEGGSHYEQGYTSAAHGWSTGVVPALTNELLGVSPTSPGFATWTVSPHPGSVSWARGAVPTPKGTLSASWSQQGSVFSLTATAPRGTSGTLVVPGGRLVLLDGRPIRAAGPLTVSGGTHTVLVVR from the coding sequence ATGAAGTGGCTCAGGACAATCCTGCCGGTGACGGTGCTGGTGGCGAGCGGCGTCGTGGCCGCGCCCGCCGGCGCCGCGCCCGGCTGGCAGCAGTACGTCGTCGCCCCGTCGAGCCGGGACGTCCGGCCGGTGCAGGTGCTGTCCACCACCGGGGACGTCACCAATCCCGGCGGCCTGCTGGGGCGCGGGGTGGCGACGTTCAAGCGGCAGGCGCCGCCGCCGAAGCCGGTCTGGCCCGCGGGCACCACCGCGGCCGCGTCGTCGTTCCACGCGCCGAACAACGGCGGGAACGGGCAGCCGCGGACGTACGACCCCGGCAACGCCGTCGACGGCAACACCGAGACGTTCTGGAACGACGACACGCTCGGGGCCTACCCGGACGTCCTGACGATCACCGCGGGCGCGCCGGTCGCGTTGCCCGGCGTCACCGTGCTGTCCAATGTGGACGGCGTGCCGCAGGACTTCACCGTCGAGGTGCTGGACGCGGGCGCGTGGCGCGTGGCGGCTTCCGTGACCGGCAACACGGCCGTGCAGCGCGCGGTCACCTTCGACCGGCCGGTGACGACCGCGCAGGTCCGGATCACCGTGACCGAGGACCAGAACACCCCTTCGGGCGAGTTCAGCCGCGTCGCCGAGGTCTGGCCCGGCGTGGTCGCCGACCCGCCGGTGCCGACCGCCGTCGTCGACTTCGGCAAGGTCGTCGCCGGGTACCCGAAGATCGCCTTCGCGGGTGCTTCGGCGAACCGGCCGGGCGTCCGGCTGGCGTTCTCCGAGACCCGGCAGTACCTGGGCGAACGCTCCGACTTCACCCGCTCGGACTTCTCCGGCGGCCCGGGCACCGACCAGTTCGCCGTGCCCGCGGCACCGACGGTGTGGCGCGACACGAAGGGCTGCCTCTCGGGGAACCAGGTGTGCGCGGACGGCCTGCACGGCTTCCGCTACCTGCGGATCAGCCTGGACGCGCTGGCCTCGGACGCGCCCCTTGCGCAGCCGTCGGGCGAGGTGCGGATCAGCGGCGTCTCGCTCGACTTCACGCCGTTCCTCGGCACGCCGTCGACCTACCGCGGCTGGTTCGAGTCGTCGGACGCCGAGCTGAACCGGTACTGGTACGCGGCGTCCTACACGAACGAGCTGGGCATGGACACCTTCCGCGAGTCCGATGTGGACCCTCGCGGCGCGTTTTCGCCTTCGCTGGACGGGAAGCTGGTGCTGCACGACGGCGCGAAGCGCGACCGTGACCCGTACGTCGGCGACGTCGCCGTCTCCGGCCTGACGCAGTACCTGACGCACCAGGACGGCACGGCCGCCCGGAACGTCCTCGCCGACCTGGCCGACCACCAGCGCGCGGACGGCTGGATCCCGCCCGCGTCGATCAACGGCTACACGCTGCCGCTGTTCGACTATCCGCTCTGGTGGGTGACGTCGAGCTGGGACTACGTGCTCTACTCGGGCGACACCGCGTACGCGGCTTCGTACTACCCGCATCTGGTGAAGACGCTCGACAGCTGGTACCCGTCGGTCACCGATTTGCGCGGGTTGCTCGCGAAGGGCCTCAACGGCACCGGCGGCTACGGTGACTACGCGTTCCTGCCGCGTACGGGCGAAGTGACGTACTACAACGCGTTGTACGTCCGAGCGCTTCAAGGGGCAGCCGGTCTCGCGCGCGCGACGGGGCACCCGGGCGACGCGGACCGGTGGCTTTCGCGGGCTTCGGCCGTCTCGGCGGCAGTGAACGCTCATCTGTGGGATCCGGCGGCGGGCGCGTACCTCGACTCGGCGACGGGCGCGGTGCGGCACGGCCAGGACGGCAACAGCCACGCTGTTTTGGCCGGTATCGCGTCTCCCGCCCAGGCCGCTTCGGCGCTGGCACGGCTCGCCGCGGGCGCGTTGCCGTACGGGAACCCGTTCATGGACAACGACACTCTGGTGGGCGACGGCACGAAGCGCGTGTACGCGTTCACGTCGTTCCCCGAGCTGCAGGCGCGGTTCCGGACCGGGCAGACGGCATCGGCGATCGACCAGATCAAGCGGATGTACGGCTGGATGGCCACGCACGACCCGGGCATCACGGCGTGGGAGGGCATCGGCGAAGGCGGCTCGCACTACGAGCAGGGGTACACGTCGGCCGCGCACGGCTGGTCGACCGGGGTCGTGCCGGCGTTGACGAACGAGCTGCTGGGTGTCTCGCCGACGTCGCCGGGGTTTGCGACCTGGACGGTTTCGCCGCACCCTGGTTCGGTTTCGTGGGCGCGGGGAGCGGTGCCGACGCCGAAGGGGACGTTGTCGGCTTCGTGGTCCCAGCAGGGTTCGGTGTTCTCGCTGACTGCCACCGCTCCTCGCGGGACTTCGGGAACGCTGGTGGTCCCTGGTGGCCGGCTGGTGCTCCTCGACGGGAGGCCGATCCGCGCGGCGGGTCCGCTGACCGTTTCCGGTGGTACGCACACGGTGTTGGTCGTGCGGTAG
- a CDS encoding MarC family protein has product MALADVFDAKLFMSATITLIVIMDPPGTVPVFLSLVGRKPVATRARAARQAVLVSLLVISLFAIAGQAILAYLGIGIPALQGAGGLLLLLIALQLLTSNGHEPEAAADDVNVALVPLGTPLLAGPGAIAATIVFVRQAEGHVGAYIALALAIVTVHLVIYLCMRYSGLVIRLIKESGITLLAKVAGLLLAAIAVELVANSVRGFIAGGN; this is encoded by the coding sequence ATGGCGCTCGCCGACGTCTTCGACGCGAAGCTCTTCATGAGCGCGACGATCACCTTGATCGTCATCATGGACCCGCCCGGCACCGTGCCGGTGTTCCTCAGCCTCGTCGGCCGCAAGCCGGTGGCGACCCGGGCGCGCGCCGCCCGGCAGGCCGTCCTGGTGTCCCTGCTGGTCATCAGCCTGTTCGCGATCGCGGGCCAGGCGATCCTGGCCTACCTCGGCATCGGCATCCCCGCCCTGCAGGGCGCGGGCGGGCTGCTGCTCCTGCTGATCGCGCTGCAGCTGCTCACCAGCAACGGCCACGAGCCCGAGGCGGCGGCCGACGACGTCAACGTCGCACTGGTGCCGCTCGGCACGCCGCTGCTGGCCGGGCCGGGCGCGATCGCCGCGACCATTGTGTTCGTCCGGCAGGCGGAGGGGCACGTCGGTGCGTACATCGCGCTGGCGCTGGCCATCGTCACCGTGCACCTCGTGATCTACCTCTGCATGCGCTACTCCGGTCTCGTCATCCGGCTGATCAAGGAAAGCGGCATCACGCTGCTGGCCAAGGTGGCCGGCCTGCTGCTCGCGGCCATCGCCGTGGAGCTCGTCGCGAACTCGGTCCGCGGGTTCATCGCCGGCGGGAACTGA
- a CDS encoding PHP domain-containing protein codes for MDGMRIDLHAHSTASDGTDSPAGLVAAAAKAGLDVVAITDHDTTAGWAPASEAVSPGLTLVPGAELSTVSTDPETGRQISVHLLGYLFDPTSEPIVTEQTRLRVERRTRLRRMAERMAADGLPIDIDEIFGLLPEDSPPGRPHLAQALVRAGLVKSVDEAFADYLSPRRGYYVARRDTPVEEAIEMIAAAGGVTVIAHPFAFSRGATISEETLAGLAARGLTGVEADHPNHDAPTRARVRELAAELGLVFTGSSDYHGTNKTIKLGECTTDPGKFEELASRATGFQVVKG; via the coding sequence ATGGACGGGATGCGCATCGACCTGCACGCCCATTCCACTGCCTCCGACGGCACCGACTCGCCGGCCGGGCTCGTCGCCGCGGCCGCGAAGGCCGGGCTCGACGTCGTCGCGATCACCGACCACGACACCACCGCGGGCTGGGCGCCCGCTTCCGAAGCGGTGTCACCAGGCCTGACGCTCGTTCCCGGCGCCGAGCTCTCCACGGTGTCGACCGACCCCGAGACCGGCAGGCAGATCAGCGTCCACCTGCTCGGCTACCTCTTCGACCCGACGTCCGAGCCCATCGTCACCGAGCAGACCCGGTTGCGCGTCGAGCGCCGCACGCGGCTGCGCCGGATGGCCGAGCGGATGGCCGCCGACGGCCTGCCGATCGACATCGACGAGATCTTCGGCCTGCTGCCCGAGGACTCCCCGCCCGGACGCCCCCACCTGGCGCAGGCGCTGGTCCGGGCCGGGCTGGTCAAGTCCGTCGACGAGGCCTTCGCCGACTACCTGAGCCCCCGTCGCGGCTACTACGTCGCCCGCCGGGACACGCCGGTCGAAGAGGCCATCGAAATGATCGCCGCGGCCGGCGGGGTCACGGTCATCGCGCACCCCTTCGCCTTCAGCCGCGGCGCGACCATCAGCGAGGAGACCCTCGCCGGGCTGGCCGCGCGCGGGCTCACCGGCGTCGAAGCCGACCACCCCAACCACGACGCGCCGACGCGGGCCCGCGTCCGCGAGCTGGCCGCCGAGCTCGGGCTCGTCTTCACCGGATCCAGCGACTACCACGGCACCAACAAGACGATCAAACTCGGCGAGTGCACCACCGATCCCGGGAAGTTCGAGGAACTCGCTTCGCGCGCCACGGGGTTCCAGGTCGTGAAGGGCTGA
- a CDS encoding PH domain-containing protein, protein MFAPRDPDEYLLDTERRVIRIRRHWAVLLWDTFEAAALLAVCVLVSYLLPPALYIGQNILWYVALLVVLRFAYVVMEWWVERLVVTDKRFVMTTGVFTTKVLMMPISKVTDLSYVRTATGRMMGYGTMVVESAGQIQALNKIDFLPRPEEFYDTISELVFGDKQKQAERFSMIKAQRAARGKKPVG, encoded by the coding sequence ATGTTCGCGCCACGCGACCCCGACGAGTACCTCCTCGACACCGAGCGGCGGGTCATCCGGATCCGCCGCCACTGGGCGGTGCTGCTGTGGGACACCTTCGAGGCGGCCGCGCTGCTGGCCGTCTGCGTCCTGGTGTCCTACCTGCTGCCACCGGCGCTGTACATCGGCCAGAACATCCTCTGGTACGTCGCGCTGCTCGTCGTCCTGCGGTTCGCCTACGTGGTGATGGAGTGGTGGGTCGAGCGCCTGGTGGTCACCGACAAGCGGTTCGTCATGACCACCGGGGTGTTCACCACCAAGGTGCTGATGATGCCGATCAGCAAGGTCACCGACCTCAGCTACGTCCGCACGGCCACCGGCCGGATGATGGGCTACGGCACGATGGTCGTCGAGTCCGCGGGTCAGATCCAGGCGCTGAACAAGATCGACTTCCTGCCGCGGCCGGAGGAGTTCTACGACACGATCTCGGAGCTCGTCTTCGGCGACAAGCAGAAGCAGGCCGAACGCTTCTCCATGATCAAGGCCCAGCGGGCCGCACGGGGCAAGAAGCCGGTCGGCTGA
- a CDS encoding NUDIX hydrolase produces the protein MEGLTSTTIRCVGGIAFDPYGRLLLIRRRNDPGSGQWSLPGGRVEPGETDEKAVIRELREETGLDVIPGTLVGSVRRGPYEIFDYACEVEGGILTAGDDATDVRWSDAADLAGLETAGALVELLYVTLRDWNALPRA, from the coding sequence ATGGAGGGCCTCACCAGCACCACGATCCGCTGCGTCGGCGGGATCGCGTTCGACCCGTACGGCCGTTTGCTGCTCATCCGGCGCCGCAACGACCCCGGTTCGGGGCAATGGTCGCTGCCGGGCGGCCGAGTCGAACCGGGCGAAACGGACGAAAAGGCCGTGATACGCGAGCTGCGGGAGGAAACGGGCCTCGACGTGATTCCGGGCACACTGGTCGGCTCGGTGCGGCGCGGGCCGTACGAGATCTTCGACTACGCCTGCGAGGTCGAGGGCGGCATTCTCACCGCTGGTGACGACGCCACGGACGTCCGTTGGTCCGATGCGGCAGACCTTGCCGGCTTGGAGACCGCTGGAGCGCTGGTGGAGCTCCTTTACGTGACGTTGCGTGACTGGAACGCCCTGCCGCGCGCCTGA
- a CDS encoding DUF2332 domain-containing protein: MDLDGIKGVLRTFAEVEARGVSPLYEHLALRAAEDDDVAGLLAAARDGEVRGTLLMAVAHRLVQADPIHPLSRYYPSLGGFDGVDSDTWPLFRSFLLERASKARELIASRYTQTNEVRRAALLYPGVARAAKEAGGKVSLLEVGCSAGLLLGLDRFGYRYQCDGGDQLTAGPAKAAVGLHCALDLAPGAVVPKLPKKLALLDRAGLDRAPVDLSDEDELAWLEACVWADQPDRIRLLRTAAAEQVRHRPRLITGDGVDDLVSAASSLAGPLVVLTSHALAYFPPEKRSAFVEALAGVAASRPVWWVSEEFYGAGLELVLPGRDDLSGADGLATLGVVRWEDGKAEAHALARTAPHGQRMTWLPL, encoded by the coding sequence ATGGACCTGGACGGGATCAAGGGAGTACTGCGCACGTTCGCGGAAGTCGAGGCCCGCGGGGTGTCGCCGCTGTACGAGCACCTGGCGCTGCGGGCGGCCGAGGACGACGACGTCGCCGGGCTGCTGGCCGCGGCCCGCGACGGCGAGGTGCGGGGCACGCTGCTGATGGCGGTCGCGCACCGGCTGGTGCAGGCCGACCCGATCCACCCGCTCTCGCGGTACTACCCGTCGCTGGGCGGCTTCGACGGCGTCGACTCCGACACCTGGCCGCTGTTCCGGTCGTTCCTGCTGGAGCGGGCTTCGAAGGCGCGGGAGCTGATCGCCTCGCGGTACACGCAGACGAACGAGGTCCGGCGGGCCGCGCTGCTCTACCCAGGGGTGGCGCGGGCGGCGAAGGAAGCGGGCGGCAAGGTCTCGCTGCTCGAGGTCGGCTGCAGCGCCGGGCTGCTGCTGGGCCTGGACCGCTTCGGCTACCGCTACCAGTGCGACGGCGGCGACCAGCTGACGGCCGGCCCGGCGAAGGCGGCCGTCGGCCTGCACTGCGCGCTGGACCTGGCGCCGGGCGCGGTGGTGCCGAAGCTGCCGAAGAAGCTCGCGCTGCTCGACCGGGCCGGTCTGGACCGGGCGCCGGTGGACCTGTCGGACGAGGACGAGCTGGCCTGGCTGGAGGCGTGTGTCTGGGCCGACCAGCCGGACCGGATCCGGCTGCTGCGCACGGCGGCGGCCGAGCAGGTCCGCCACCGCCCGCGGCTGATCACCGGCGACGGGGTCGACGACCTGGTCTCGGCGGCTTCGTCGCTGGCGGGGCCGCTGGTCGTGCTGACCAGCCACGCCCTGGCGTACTTCCCGCCGGAGAAGCGGTCGGCGTTCGTCGAAGCTTTGGCGGGGGTGGCGGCTTCGCGGCCGGTGTGGTGGGTCTCGGAGGAGTTCTACGGCGCCGGGCTGGAACTCGTGCTGCCGGGCCGCGACGACCTTTCGGGCGCGGACGGGCTCGCGACGCTGGGCGTCGTGCGGTGGGAGGACGGGAAGGCCGAGGCGCACGCGCTGGCGCGGACCGCACCGCACGGGCAGCGGATGACCTGGCTGCCGCTGTAG
- a CDS encoding MaoC family dehydratase: MQFGRYYEEFEVGAVYKHWPGKTVTEYDDHLFCLLTMNHHPLHMDAHYAEETTDFGKNVVVGNYIYSLLLGMSVPDVSGKAIANLEVESLKHVKPTFHGDTIYGETEVLDKTPSKSKDDRGVVYVETRGYKQDGLIVCTFRRKVMVPKRSYGETRGGEQPGRPVPHE; encoded by the coding sequence GTGCAGTTCGGTCGGTACTACGAGGAGTTCGAGGTCGGTGCGGTCTACAAGCACTGGCCGGGCAAAACGGTCACCGAATACGACGACCACCTGTTCTGCCTGCTCACCATGAACCACCACCCGCTGCACATGGACGCGCACTACGCCGAGGAGACGACGGACTTCGGCAAGAACGTCGTCGTCGGCAACTACATCTACTCGCTGCTGCTGGGCATGTCCGTGCCGGACGTTTCCGGCAAGGCGATCGCGAACCTCGAGGTCGAGTCGCTCAAGCACGTCAAGCCGACCTTCCACGGCGACACGATCTACGGCGAAACCGAGGTGCTCGACAAGACGCCGTCGAAGTCCAAGGACGACCGCGGGGTGGTGTACGTCGAGACGCGCGGTTACAAGCAGGACGGCCTGATCGTGTGTACCTTCCGGCGGAAGGTGATGGTGCCGAAGCGCTCGTACGGGGAGACTCGGGGCGGGGAGCAGCCGGGCCGGCCGGTGCCGCACGAATGA